Proteins found in one Oryza glaberrima chromosome 4, OglaRS2, whole genome shotgun sequence genomic segment:
- the LOC127771932 gene encoding uncharacterized protein LOC127771932, whose amino-acid sequence MAVPASVVVASCLCVGASACVSSGLAFCATFAVSLPFVARELSPEHIDGVFAAVDACLQKGACYARAAVEAETRRLRDPARCHPALAFLYARAEGGARRACALVTDAVDRLETRAAESKWRDMTDASAAALRWLRLIAGAINLAVAVLITMSERRAASGLRRSGAHGIRTTPNSEAMTTSSSKLDATLFVVWITATFTYSTPVFFQCAVTSGMASLAECFACFATMCCFALMQANKVHLWSSRDAAGRNAVMAEVPHAWGLLWSEITLVTYLVDACLLCITLDSRASRPVALAFLAACNLATLKVASQVEAIGSAGVIRRRGHAVAVCAMGIAKVFVVCFVLDFRLGALRFAFLCSVIAFLLNKAAGSLPDVSTPVDASAGDADVAGDVELLPEYVSNSEELSNHATFNHKVEEDSSSPAAGDRENEHDSSNSATIDGGEDDTTTKEYFDGSDSEEQRQEEEEEEDYGGGMDEWNLVEIDPVMPINVNGGANVKFKRW is encoded by the coding sequence ATGGCCGTCCCtgcctccgtcgtcgtcgcgtcgtgCCTCTGCGTCGGCGCCTCCGCGTGCGTGTCGTCGGGCCTCGCGTTCTGCGCCACGTTCGCCGTCTCCCTCCCTTTCGTGGCGCGCGAGCTGTCGCCGGAGCACATCGACGGCGTCTTCGCCGCCGTGGACGCCTGCCTGCAGAAAGGGGCTTGCTACGCCAgggccgccgtcgaggccgagACGCGGCGCCTGAGGGACCCGGCGCGATGCCATCCGGCGCTTGCGTTTCTCTACGCCAGGGCCGAAGGGGGCGCCCGCCGCGCCTGCGCGCTCGTCACGGACGCGGTCGATAGATTGGAAACGAGGGCCGCAGAATCGAAATGGCGCGACATGACGGACGCATCAGCCGCAGCATTGCGCTGGCTCCGCCTGATCGCCGGCGCGATCAATCTGGCAGTGGCCGTTCTGATCACCATGTCCGAACGCCGGGCAGCCTCGGGCCTCAGGCGCAGCGGCGCGCACGGGATCAGGACGACGCCGAACTCGGAAGCAATGACAACCTCGAGCTCCAAGCTTGACGCCACATTGTTCGTCGTCTGGATCACCGCGACCTTCACGTACAGCACGCCAGTGTTCTTCCAATGCGCCGTCACCAGCGGCATGGCGTCGCTCGCTGAGTGCTTCGCATGCTTCGCCACGATGTGCTGCTTCGCTCTAATGCAAGCCAACAAGGTTCACCTGTGGAGTTCCCGCGACGCTGCCGGCAGGAACGCTGTCATGGCCGAGGTACCGCACGCTTGGGGGTTACTCTGGTCTGAGATCACCCTCGTCACCTACCTCGTCGACGCCTGCTTGCTGTGCATCACGCTGGACTCCCGGGCCTCGCGGCCTGTGGCGCTCGCGTTCCTGGCCGCCTGCAACCTCGCGACGCTCAAAGTGGCCAGTCAGGTCGAGGCCATCGGCTCCGCGGGCGTGATCAGGCGCCGAGGCCACGCCGTGGCGGTGTGCGCGATGGGCATCGCCAAGGTGTTTGTCGTGTGCTTCGTGCTCGACTTCCGCCTGGGCGCGTTGAGATTCGCGTTTCTCTGCAGCGTGATTGCCTTCCTGTTGAACAAGGCGGCCGGCAGCTTGCCGGACGTGTCCACCCCGGTGGACGCCAGTGCAGGGGATGCTGACGTCGCCGGAGACGTTGAACTGCTGCCTGAATACGTTAGTAATTCTGAGGAATTGAGCAACCATGCTACCTTTAACCATAAGGTGGAAGAAGATTCGAGTTCCCCTGCTGCCGGCGACCGTGAAAACGAACATGATTCAAGCAACTCCGCTACCATTGACGGTGGAGAGGACGACACGACTACCAAGGAGTATTTTGATGGATCAGATTCGGAGGAGCAGcgtcaagaagaagaagaagaagaggactacggcggcggcatggACGAATGGAACCTCGTTGAGATCGATCCGGTGATGCCGATCAACGTTAATGGTGGCGCCAATGTGAAGTTCAAGCGTTGGTGA
- the LOC127770592 gene encoding uncharacterized protein LOC127770592 has product MALLRSLACFLFLLCSSFTFEAVNGRMYGGGDVVEEEEDDSRTVADGARGGAGGWPGYLYTRAVGRCTPQFWSSGAEQWPNIIPQEAAVSKVFGSRSIDRYGPRLTVLEATTRTDDNGSSSAFAKLVKQGSAALLNAYARKGFPLDSWEVKALLLEALVSEDAAAAQADRFEQANESCI; this is encoded by the exons ATGGCGCTCCTCCGCTCCCTGGCttgcttcctcttcctcctctgctcGTCCTTCACCTTCGAGGCCGTAAATGGGAGGATGTACGGGGGAGGCgacgtggtggaggaggaggaagacgatagCAGGACGGTCGCCGAcggcgctcgcggcggcgcgggtgggtGGCCCGGGTACCTCTACACCAGGGCCGTCGGGAGATGCACGCCCCA ATTCTGGAGCAGTGGAGCTGAGCAATGGCCCAACATCATCCCTCAGGAAGCGGCGGTGTCGAAGGTGTTCGGCTCAAGGTCCATCGACAGGTACGGGCCACGGCTCACCGTGCTGGAGGCCACCACGAGGACCGACGACaatggcagcagcagcgcctTCGCCAAGCTCGTCAAGCAAGGCAGCGCGGCTCTGCTCAACGCCTACGCGCGCAAGGGCTTCCCCTTGGACTCGTGGGAGGTGAAGGCGCTGCTGCTGGAGGCGCTCGTGTCCgaggacgccgcggccgcgcagGCCGACCGGTTCGAGCAGGCCAACGAATCCTGCATCTGA
- the LOC127770591 gene encoding transcription factor MYB4 codes for MGRAPCCEKMGIKKGPWTPEEDKVLVAHIQRHGHGNWRALPKQAGLLRCGKSCRLRWINYLRPDIKRGNFSKEEEDTIIHLHELLGNRWSAIAARLPGRTDNEIKNVWHTHLKKRLDAPAQGGHVAASGGKKHKKPKSAKKPAAAAAAPPASPERSASSSVTESSMASSVAEEHGNAGISSASASVCAKEESSFTSASEEFQIDDSFWSETLSMPLDGYDVSMEPGDAFVAPPSADDMDYWLGVFMESGEAQDLPQI; via the exons ATGGGGAGGGCTCCGTGCTGCGAGAAGATGGGGATCAAGAAGGGTCCATGGACGCCGGAGGAGGACAAGGTCCTCGTCGCCCACATCCAGCGCCACGGCCACGGCAACTGGCGCGCCCTGCCCAAGCAAGCCG GGCTGCTGCGTTGCGGCAAGAGCTGCCGGCTCCGGTGGATCAACTACCTGCGGCCGGACATCAAGCGGGGCAACTTctccaaggaggaggaggacaccATCATCCATCTCCACGAGCTGCTTGGCAACAG GTGGTCCGCAATTGCCGCCAGGTTGCCCGGGAGGACggacaacgagatcaagaacGTGTGGCACACCCACCTCAAGAAGCGCCTCGATGCGCCGGCTCAGGGCGGTCATgtcgcggcgagcggcggcaagaAGCACAAGAAGCCGAAGAGCGCGAAgaagccagccgccgccgccgccgcgccgccggcgtcgcccgaGCGGTCCGCCTCGTCGTCGGTGACGGAGTCCTCGATGGCCTcgtcggtggcggaggagcaCGGCAACGCCGGGATCAGCTCGGCGTCCGCGTCCGTGTGCGCCAAGGAGGAGAGCTCCTTCACCTCGGCTTCCGAGGAGTTCCAGATCGACGACAGCTTCTGGTCGGAGACGCTGTCGATGCCGCTGGACGGGTACGACGTGTCCATGGAGCCCGGCGACGCGTTCGTCGCGCCGCCATCCGCCGACGACATGGACTACTGGCTCGGAGTGTTCATGGAGTCCGGCGAAGCGCAAGACTTGCCGCAGAtctag
- the LOC127770564 gene encoding protein root UVB sensitive 2, chloroplastic, producing the protein MNILERIRGGGDRAAVGEGPREPEPWVEISESVSRLCSFDAGRVSVKVIQDSRPIHDKMIDSFLNKFFPSGYPYSVNEGYLTYTKFRALQHFSSAMLHVLSTQSLLFAAGLRPTPAQATAVSWILKDGMQHAGKLICSGMGARMDSEPKSWRILADVLYDFGTALEVISPLCPQLFLEVAGFGNFAKGMAVVAARATRLPIYSSFAKEGNLSDLFAKGEAISTLFNVMGIGAGIGLASTVCSTTQGKLIAGPLLSVVHIYGVVQEMRATPVNTLNPQRTAMIVADFIKSGKVSSPAELRYREDLLFPNRLIEEAGSVKIGQPVRRVLSPQRIEQLKATFSKEKFLLSRKDNSAYMVLEQSATGEDALRGWLVAAFASEMERSGVGSGDTVLNVAYERMENVFPMFVAEVKSRGWYTDQFLDGNRSRIAYANPISGSAL; encoded by the exons ATGAACATACTC GAGAGGatacgcggaggcggcgacagGGCGGCCGTGGGGGAGGGGCCGCGGGAGCCGGAGCCATGGGTGGAGATTTCGGAGTCCGTCTCTCGGCTCTGCAGCTTCGACGCCGGCAGAGTCTCT GTAAAAGTTATCCAAGATTCGAGACCAATACATGATAAGATGATCGATTCTTTCTTGAACAAATTTTTTCCATCAGGCTATCCATACAG TGTGAATGAGGGTTACCTAACTTACACCAAATTCCGAGCGCTCCAGCATTTTTCTAGTGCTATGCTGCATGTGCTATCAACCCAG TCTTTGTTGTTTGCTGCAGGTTTGCGACCTACCCCTGCACAAGCAACTGCTGTAAGTTGG ATTCTAAAAGATGGAATGCAGCACGCAGGAAAGCTCATATGTAGTGGCATGGGGGCAAGAATGGATTCAGAGCCAAAGAGTTGGAGGATACTTG CTGATGTTCTCTATGATTTTGGTACTGCCTTAGAAGTCATTTCACCTTTGTGCCCACAACTTTTTCTTGAAGTAGCAGGCTTCGGAAACTTTGCAAAG GGAATGGCTGTTGTTGCAGCAAGAGCGACAAGGCTACCAATCTATTCTTCTTTTGCCAAGGAAGGTAACCTTAGTGACTTATTTGCTAAAGGGGAAGCCATCTCAACACTTTTCAATGTCATGGGAATAGGTGCTGGCATTGGATTAGCATCTACGGTGTGCTCAACAACTCAAGGGAAG TTAATTGCAGGCCCATTGCTTTctgttgtacatatatatggagtTGTGCAAGAGATGAGGGCAACTCCTGTAAACACACTTAATCCGCAAAGAACAGCAATGATTGTTGCTGATTTTATCAAG AGTGGAAAGGTTTCCAGCCCAGCTGAGCTAAGATATCGAGAAGATCTTCTTTTTCCTAACCGATTAATAGAAGAAGCAGGAAGTGTGAAAATTGGACAACCAGTCCGCAGAGTTCTTAGCCCACAGCGTATCGAACAGCTGAAAGCAACTTTCTCAAAGGAGAAATTTTTGCTTAGTCGAAAAGACAACAGTGCATACATGGTTCTTGAGCAGAGTGCAACGGGAGAAGATGCACTGAGGGGATGGCTAGTTGCTGCCTTTGCTTCAGAAATGGAAAGATCAGGTGTTGGTTCAGGTGATACAGTTCTAAATGTAGCCTACGAGAGGATGGAGAATGTGTTCCCCATGTTTGTGGCAGAAGTTAAGAGTAGAGGCTGGTACACAGATCAATTTTTAGACGGAAATCGGAGTCGAATTGCATATGCAAATCCCATCAGCGGTAGTGCTTTATGA
- the LOC127770563 gene encoding inositol phosphorylceramide glucuronosyltransferase 1-like: MRSPTPARLALALVAALAAAALLGGVAAAAATEEAYVTLLYGDEFVLGVRVLGKSIRDTGTRRDLVVLVSDGVSDYSRKLLQADGWIVSHITLLANPNQVRPKRFWGVYTKLKIFNMTSYRKVVYLDADTVVVKSIEDLFKCGKFCGNLKHSERMNSGVMVVEPSETVFKDMMRQIDTLPSYTGGDQGFLNSYYADFANSHVYEPDKPYTPEPETQRLSTLYNADVGLYMLANKWMVDEKELRVIHYTLGPLKPWDWWTAWLVKPVGVWQDVRQTLEESLPGTGGGRSPHDQLVVKVLFILPVLLLSFGYYQSCFQTNKELLNIRSLCAFARRDRYKYKSEEAFPSYSVMGVSSSAFANSNQRFSNGMHSKLPSYFGALTVLACFMSAGVSFAFAFAIIPKQIMPWTGLLLMFEWTFVSFFLLFGSYLRFVYRWGSLDANHVGHSRFDSSENHMVTGRHHNMSDCDIDATFYWTGMAIIAIVTVLLPTLLGVTALFAKLGLMVAGGVVLASFMTYASEHLAISAFYKGQRDRNVSRSRSICFLF; this comes from the exons ATGaggtcgccgacgccggccagGCTGGCCCTGGCCCTCGtggccgccctcgccgcggcggcgctgctcggcggggtggcggcggcggcggcgacggaggaggcctACGTCACGCTGCTGTACGGGGACGAGTTCGTCCTCGGCGTGCGCGTCCTGGGCAAGTCCATCCGCGACACGGGCACGCGCCGGGACCTGGTCGTGCTCGTCTCCGACGGCGTCTCCGACTACTCGCGGAAGCTCCTCCAG GCAGATGGTTGGATTGTGAGTCATATAACGTTACTGGCCAATCCTAACCAAGTGAGGCCAAAGAGATTTTGGGGCGTCTACACCAAGCTTAAGATATTCAACATGACAAGCTATAGAAAAG TCGTTTATCTCGATGCTGATACTGTGGTCGTGAAAAGTATTGAGGATCTTTTCAAGTGTGGGAAGTTCTGTGGCAACCTGAAGCATTCTGAAAGAATGAATTCTGGAGTGATGGTTGTAGAACCATCTGAAACTGTTTTCAAGGATATGATGCGCCAAATAGACACTTTGCCTTCTTACACCGGAG GTGACCAAGGCTTTCTGAATTCATATTATGCTGATTTCGCCAACTCACATGTTTATGAGCCAGACAAGCCTTATACACCTGAACCTGAGACTCAGCGCCTTTCTACCTTATATAATGCTGATGTTGGACTTTACATGCTAGCCAACAAG TGGATGGTTGATGAAAAGGAGCTTAGAGTCATTCACTACACGTTGGGTCCCCTTAAACCCTGGGACTGGTGGACAGCTTGGCTTGTTAAACCTGTGGGAGTGTGGCAG GATGTTAGGCAAACACTTGAAGAGTCTCTCCCAGGAACTGGTGGGGGGAGAAGCCCTCATGATCAGCTTGTGGTCAAAGTTTTGTTCATCCTTCCTGTTTTACTACTCTCATTTGGTTATTATCAATCATGTTTTCAG ACTAACAAGGAGCTGTTAAATATAAGGTCTCTATGTGCATTTGCTAGAAGAGATCGCTACAAATACAAGTCTGAAGAGGCATTTCCATCGTACTCGGTTATGGGTGTTTCATCATCTGCATTTGCCAATTCAAATCAAAGA TTCTCCAATGGGATGCACTCAAAGTTACCTTCTTATTTTGGGGCACTCACTGTGCTAGCCTGCTTTATGTCTGCTGGCGTATCTTTTGCATTTGCTTTTGCTATCATCCCAAAGCAGATTATGCCATGGACAGGCTTGCTGCTGATGTTCGAGTGGACCTTTGTATCATTCTTCTTGTTATTTGGGAGTTATCTCCGTTTTGTCTATCGATGGGGAAGTCTTGATGCAAATCATGTGGGACATAGTCGTTTTGATTCATCAGAAAACCACATGGTTACAG GCCGGCACCATAATATGTCTGACTGTGACATAGATGCAACATTTTACTGGACAGGGATGGCAATTATAGCTATTGTCACTGTATTGTTACCGACTCTCTTGGGTGTGACTGCATTATTTGCGAA GCTAGGATTGATGGTTGCTGGTGGTGTTGTGCTTGCATCTTTTATGACATACGCTTCAGAGCATCTTGCTATCTCTGCCTTTTACAAGGGGCAGAGAGATAGAAATGTGTCCAGAAGTAGAAGCATCTGCTTCTTGTTTTAG
- the LOC127769856 gene encoding phosphoenolpyruvate carboxylase kinase 2-like translates to MSEELKRDFEIGEEIGRGRFGVVHRCASRSTGEAYAVKSVDRSRLSDDLDRSLAALEPKLARLAAAGNPGVVQVHAVYEDDDWTHTVMDLCTGPDLLDWVRLRCGQPVPEPDAAAVVAQIAEALALCHRRGVAHRDVKPDNVLLDATGDGPPRVRLADFGSAAWVGDGISAEGLVGTPHYVAPEVVAGGEYGEKADVWSAGVVMYVLLTGGALPFGGETASDVFAAVLRGNLRFPPRLFSGVSPAAKDLMRRMMCRDVYRRFSAEQVLRHPWIVSGGGARDVQPT, encoded by the exons ATGAGTGAGGAACTGAAGCGCGACTTCGAGATCGGCGAGGAGATTGGGCGCGGCCGCTTCGGCGTCGTCCACCGCTGCGCCTCCCGCTCCACCGGCGAGGCCTACGCCGTCAAGTCGGTCGACCGCTCCCGCCTCTCCGACGACCTGGACCGCTCGCTCGCCGCGCTCGAGCCCAAGCTggcccggctcgccgccgcgggcaaCCCGGGCGTCGTGCAGGTGCACGCCGTCTACGAGGACGACGACTGGACGCACACGGTCATGGACCTCTGCACGGGGCCCGACCTCCTCGACTGGGTCCGCCTCCGCTGCGGCCAGCCCGTGCCggagcccgacgccgccgccgtcgtcgcgcagATCGCCGAGGCCCTCGCGctctgccaccgccgcggcgtcgcgcaCCGCGACGTCAAGCCCGACAACGTCCTCCTCGACGCCACCGGGGACGGGCCGCCGCGGGTGCGCCTCGCCGACTTCGGCTCCGCCGCGTGGGTCGGCGACGGGATCAGCGCCGAGGGGCTCGTGGGGACGCCGCACTACGTCGCGCCCGAGGTGGTCGCCGGGGGCGAGTACGGGGAGAAGGCCGACGTGTGGAGCGCCGGGGTGGTCATGTACGTGCtcctcaccggcggcgcgctCCCGTTCGGCGGCGAGACGGCCTCCGACGTGTTCGCCGCCGTCCTGCGGGGCAACCTGAGGTTCCCGCCGAGGCTGTTCTCCGGCGTGTCGCCGGCTGCCAAGGACCTGATGCGGCGGATGATGTGCCGCGACGTCTACAGGAGGTTCTCCGCCGAGCAAGTCCTGA GGCACCCGTGGATCGtgagcggaggaggagcacgcGATGTGCAGCCGACCTGA
- the LOC127771738 gene encoding wall-associated receptor kinase 2-like — protein MKAILQLGLILVLSAAQYAPATKVPRSDCQKQCGHVDMEYPFGIGADCSLNPAFDINCTNSNNQNGVFKPFVGDFELLNISLTHGTIRVLMDIPTYCYNTSTQDMENSTVIGFNGTDTPYRLSDVHNKFTVVGCSTLAYIKDDGDKGYQSGCVSTCNDASDLEDGACSGMGCCQTAIPNGMYYYEVGFDSRFNTSQTWRSTGRCSYATLMEATEFNFSTAYINSTKLIDTYAGGAPMVLDWALRDVESCVTAKRNETGNYACLSRNSVCVNSINGEGYFCNCSHGYEGNPYLPDPDGCHDTNECYHNPCPSGGVCHNTVGGYYCSCRAGRKFSQETNACNPDIGLIIGVVVGFFVLMIIAFCGHMIIQRRKLNKIKQEYFRQHGGLLLFESMKSEKGLAFTVFTEVELIHATNNFDKSRIIGQGGHGTVYKGIIKDNMTVAIKRCALIDERQKKEFGQEMLILSQINHKNIVKLLGCCLEVEVPMLVYEFIPNGTLFELIHGKNRGLQISFNTLLRIAHEAAEGLHFLHSYASPPILHGDVKTANILLDENYMAKVTDFGASILAPSDKEQFVTIVQGTCGYLDPEYMQTCQLTDKSDVYSFGVIILEILTGQMPLKLEGPAIQKSLSSVFLSAMKENNLDSVLLSHIKGQETMELIRGLAELAKQCLDMCGTNRPSMKEITDELGRLRKLSLHPWVQVDTEMETESLLSGPSTIYSGLEIEASSTGYLGDERENLPMNPGSTYYAR, from the exons ATGAAGGCGATCCTGCAGCTTGGCCTTATCCTTGTACTTTCTGCGGCACAATATGCCCCTGCAACTAAAGTCCCTAGATCTGATTGCCAAAAGCAGTGTGGCCATGTTGACATGGAGTACCCATTTGGCATCGGCGCTGATTGCTCACTCAATCCAGCTTTCGACATCAACTGCACGAATTCGAACAACCAAAATGGTGTGTTCAAGCCATTCGTTGGTGACTTTGAGCTGCTCAATATCTCCTTGACTCATGGCACCATTCGGGTGCTCATGGACATCCCGACATACTGCTACAACACGTCTACTCAGGATATGGAGAATAGTACTGTTATTGGGTTCAATGGCACAGATACTCCCTACCGGCTTTCAGACGTCCACAACAAGTTCACTGTCGTCGGGTGCAGCACCCTTGCTTACATCAAAGACGACGGTGACAAAGGCTATCAGAGCGGATGTGTCTCAACGTGTAACGACGCCTCTGACTTAGAGGACGGTGCCTGTTCCGGCATGGGCTGCTGCCAGACCGCGATACCAAACGGAATGTACTACTATGAAGTTGGCTTCGACAGTAGATTCAACACAAGTCAAACCTGGAGGTCCACCGGCCGTTGTAGCTATGCCACGCTGATGGAGGCAACTGAATTCAACTTCAGCACCGCGTACATAAACTCCACCAAGTTAATTGATACATATGCCGGGGGAGCACCCATGGTGCTTGACTGGGCTTTGCGAGATGTGGAATCATGCGTGACCGCCAAACGGAATGAGACGGGCAATTATGCTTGTCTTAGTCGTAACAGCGTGTGTGTGAATTCCATCAATGGCGAAGGGTATTTCTGCAACTGCTCTCATGGGTACGAAGGTAACCCTTATCTTCCGGATCCAGATGGATGCCACG ATACCAATGAATGTTATCACAACCCATGCCCTTCAGGTGGCGTTTGTCATAACACGGTAGGAGGATACTATTGTTCTTGTCGGGCAGGAAGAAAGTTTTCCCAGGAAACAAATGCATGCAACCCTGATATCGGCCTAATAATAG GAGTTGTTGTTGGTTTTTTTGTTCTGATGATCATTGCCTTCTGCGGACATATGATTATTCAAAGGAGAAAACTCAACAAAATTAAGCAAGAATACTTTCGTCAACATGGGGGGTTGCTTTTGTTTGAGAGTATGAAATCAGAAAAGGGTCTTGCTTTTACAGTATTTACAGAAGTTGAACTCATACACGCCACAAACAATTTTGACAAGAGCAGAATAATTGGACAAGGAGGCCACGGAACGGTTTATAAAGGGATAATTAAGGACAACATGACAGTTGCAATTAAGAGATGTGCACTAATTGATGAGAGGCAAAAGAAGGAATTTGGCCAAGAGATGCTCATATTATCCCAAATCAATCACAAGAACATTGTAAAACTCTTAGGTTGTTGCCTTGAGGTAGAAGTTCCTATGCTAGTCTATGAGTTCATCCCAAATGGAACATTATTTGAGCTTATCCATGGAAAGAACAGAGGGTTGCAAATCTCTTTCAATACCCTCTTGAGGATTGCTCATGAAGCGGCTGAAGGGCTTCACTTCCTACATTCATATGCATCTCCACCAATTCTCCATGGTGATGTGAAAACCGCCAACATACTTCTTGATGAGAACTACATGGCCAAAGTGACAGACTTTGGAGCATCCATACTAGCTCCATCCGACAAAGAGCAGTTTGTCACAATTGTTCAAGGTACCTGTGGCTATCTCGATCCTGAATACATGCAAACGTGCCAATTGACCGACAAGAGCGATGTATATAGCTTCGGTGTTATCATTCTAGAGATACTCACCGGACAAATGCCACTGAAACTCGAAGGGCCTGCGATACAAAAAAGCTTGTCGTCGGTTTTCCTATCTGCCATGAAGGAGAACAATCTTGACTCGGTGTTGCTGAGCCATATAAAAGGCCAAGAGACCATGGAACTAATCAGGGGACTTGCTGAGCTAGCCAAACAATGCCTTGATATGTGCGGCACCAACAGGCCATCGATGAAAGAAATCACCGACGAGCTGGGCCGATTGAGGAAGCTCTCTCTGCATCCTTGGGTCCAAGTCGATACAGAGATGGAAACAGAGAGCCTTCTTAGCGGACCATCTACAATCTATAGTGGTCTTGAGATTGAAGCAAGTAGTACCGGCTATCTTGGGGATGAACGTGAGAACCTACCGATGAACCCAGGAAGTACCTATTATGCGAGGTGA